A part of Melittangium boletus DSM 14713 genomic DNA contains:
- a CDS encoding IS701 family transposase — MSSSAIVSDNNEAVLVQKWEQEWRRVREWVEPHFARPETRASAEALLQGLLARVERKNAWGLSEEVGRATPYAFQHLLNGAHWDEDALRDDVLTYARERLGEGGVLSMDETGFLKKGDKSAGVARQYSGTAGRIENCQIGVFLAYVTEKGHCLVDRELYLPEHWLEDPDRCRQAGIPRRVRFQTKPELARAMLQRAFDAGLRPEWTVGDEVYGRDGELRRFLESQSQRYVLAVASNTYAWRGVEQVTAGQVLKEVKRREWTRLSAGAGAKGPRGYDWARVRVNSHEGTQARWFLFRRSVSDESEVSFYLVHAPATTSLAAMVEAAGKRWPVEECFESAKGEVGLDDYEVRKWRGWYRHMTLCLVAHAFLAAARVMANESEEEQPVPKRLGPPHRSSRMGAFRRRRGLSSSASVFRK, encoded by the coding sequence ATGTCCAGCAGCGCCATCGTCTCGGACAACAACGAAGCGGTGCTCGTCCAGAAATGGGAGCAGGAGTGGCGCCGCGTGCGGGAGTGGGTGGAGCCCCACTTCGCACGTCCGGAGACACGTGCCTCGGCGGAGGCCCTGTTGCAGGGGTTGCTGGCCCGAGTCGAGCGTAAGAATGCCTGGGGCTTGAGCGAGGAGGTGGGCAGGGCGACGCCCTACGCCTTTCAACATCTGCTCAACGGGGCGCACTGGGACGAGGACGCGCTGCGGGATGACGTGTTGACGTATGCCCGCGAGCGACTGGGCGAGGGGGGCGTCTTGTCCATGGATGAGACAGGCTTCTTGAAGAAGGGGGACAAGTCCGCGGGAGTGGCCCGGCAGTATAGTGGCACGGCGGGCCGCATTGAGAATTGCCAGATAGGCGTCTTCCTGGCCTACGTCACCGAGAAGGGACACTGCCTGGTGGACCGCGAACTGTACCTGCCCGAGCACTGGCTGGAGGACCCGGACCGATGTCGTCAGGCGGGAATTCCACGGCGGGTGCGATTCCAGACGAAACCCGAGCTAGCGCGAGCCATGCTCCAGCGGGCCTTCGACGCGGGACTCCGTCCCGAGTGGACGGTGGGAGATGAGGTGTATGGCCGGGATGGAGAGTTGCGACGGTTTTTGGAGAGCCAGTCGCAACGGTATGTCCTGGCGGTGGCTTCCAATACCTACGCCTGGCGCGGGGTGGAGCAGGTGACGGCGGGACAAGTCTTGAAAGAGGTGAAGAGGCGAGAATGGACGAGGCTGTCGGCGGGGGCGGGAGCCAAGGGACCGCGTGGGTATGATTGGGCGCGAGTCCGAGTCAATTCGCATGAGGGGACCCAGGCGCGGTGGTTTCTCTTCCGTCGAAGCGTGTCGGATGAGAGCGAGGTGAGCTTTTATCTGGTGCATGCACCGGCCACGACGTCACTGGCCGCCATGGTGGAAGCGGCCGGCAAGCGCTGGCCGGTGGAGGAATGTTTCGAGTCGGCCAAGGGAGAGGTGGGACTGGACGACTATGAGGTGAGGAAATGGCGAGGGTGGTACCGCCACATGACGTTGTGCCTGGTCGCACATGCATTCCTGGCGGCCGCGCGAGTCATGGCCAACGAATCCGAGGAGGAGCAACCCGTCCCAAAACGCCTGGGCCCGCCGCATCGAAGCAGTCGCATGGGAGCGTTTCGACGGCGGCGAGGCCTGTCCTCATCCGCTTCAGTGTTCAGGAAGTGA